Part of the Streptomyces europaeiscabiei genome is shown below.
GTCCGGCGATCTGTGCGGCGGACGCGCTGCCGTGCAGCTTGGCGTTGCCTTCGGGCTGGTCATCGGGTTCCAGAATGCTGGGGAGGTAGGCGCCGTAGGCGGTCTGGAAGAACACTGCTGCCGTGCCTGTCAGCAGTGCGACGGCCAGCAGTAGTCCGATACTCAACCAGCCAAACCATGCGGCGACCGGGACGCCGGCGAAGAGCAAGAGGGAGACCGCGGCGGAGGCCAGCATGATCGGTCTGCGCCGCAGCCGGTCCACCCAGGCACCGACAGGGAGACCGATGATCAGCCAAGGGGTCCAGGCGGCAGCGCTCACCAGACCGACCTCGAACGTGCTGGCGTGCAAGGTGGAGACGGCGACCAGCGGCATCGCCACCCCGGTGACGGACGCGCCGAATTTGCCGGCCGTCTCGCCGCACCACAACAGGCGGAAATCGCGATGGCGACGCAGTAGACCACCGCGTATGCCATGGCTCATGCGGTGCCACGCTCCTTGCGGGGGAAAGACTGGAGCTGCACGACGACAGGAAGCGCGTCCGGGGCAGGCTCGGCATCCTGGGCTGGGGTGTGGCGGGCGATGACGGCCATCAGCTCCGCGTTGAGCGCCTCCAGCTGAGTCGGGGTCATCCGCAGGTCACTCCAGTCCGAGACGGTGCCGACGCCCCGCCACGTGTCGTCCCAGTCCTCGCTGATGTAGTTCACGACCCGGCTGAAGTACTGCTGCACCAGCTCGTGCAGGTAGACCGACAGTGCGCCCCGGGTGTCGGGATCGTCGCGGAAATCGGCAGTGTTCAGCTCATTCGTGACGTCGACCCTTCTCCACCAGCGCTCGCGTTTCGTGCCCCGTCCGGTTTCCTCCTCGATGAAGCCGTGCTCGGCGAGGTGGCGCAAGTGCCAACTGATGGTGCCGGTGTTCTCCCCGAGGCGTTCGGCGAGCCTGGTGGCGGTGGCAGGGCCGTCCAGACTGAGCAGTTCGAAGATGTTCATCCGCAGCGGATGAGCCAGCCCCCGCAGGCTGCGCGCATCGAGGCGCCGGGCGGGCCCGGCCGGCTGTGGTGTGCGTTCGGGTTCGTCGGACATGCCAACAACATAGATTGCAGAGAGTTCTCTGCATAGAAGTCTCTGCAGAGAAGACTCTGTAAAACTGCGCCGCGGCTCGGCGTGACCCCGCTGCCTGCGTGGTGGCCGCCTGAGGGAACTGGAGCTGCTGAAGGACGAGCAGGCGCTCGTGTCCGGCAAGCGTGGTGCGACGTTCGGGGACGGGAACCAAGTGGTTGCGGCGGAATCGGCCGACCTCGCCCTCGACGCCACCCTTCTCGTGGGCACCCTCGATGCCCGGCTGGCAGGAGAGGACCGCGCGCACGGTCGGTGCGTACCTCGGCGGGGAGCTCAACACCCTGGCGGCGCGCTTCCCCGAGATCGGCGCCGTCTACGGGGAGGGCCTCTACCGCGGGTCGACATCGTCGTACCGGGCGGCGACAAGGAGCCGGCGCCCGCCGCCGCGACCCAGATGTGCGAACGCATGCTCGAACTCGGTGTCGTCATCCAACCCACCGGAGTCGAGCTCAACGTCCGGCACGAGCGGTGGGCATCGGTAGAGGCGACGGCCGTCGTCGGGATCGTCAGACGGCGATGATCTACCACTGCTGCCGCTTCAGTGACGGGTACGGCTGTTGCTCGATGGTGGCTCCGTCGGCGGCGCTGCCCTCGTCGACGGCGAGGCAGAGCCCGCTGTAGCGGTTGATGAGGAAGTAGTAGCCGTCACCCGTGGGCGTGATGGCCCGGTACTGCTGGCGGCGTTGGCGTCCCCCAGATGACCACGTTGCCGCCGTCGGCGCGGGAGAGACCCGCGGCCTCCAGCAGCCTGCCGCTGCCCAGACCCTTGATCTCGCACTAGCCGTCGCCGGTCTTGGAGAAGGTCCACTTCTCGTTCGCCTTCCTGAGACAGGGCCACTGCAGGACGTTGGCGCGGTTCGCCATGCCCCCGCGCTCCACGTCGGCGGCCTTGCCGCTGTGCCGCACGAAACCGACGTTCCGGGCGGGCCATTCGGCCACCTTGGGGGTCTGGTTGCCGACCCAGGTGCCGGAGGCGACCTGGGTGAAGTTCGTGCCGTCGGTGCTGGTGGAGATGCGAAGGCGTCTTGTAGGTGGCTCAGCCGCTCGGCAGTGAGATCGAGGGGCTCCATGTCGGTGCGGTGCTTTTCAGGGCCCGCAGTGCCGTCCTGTCGAGGGCCGACAGGGGCTCGGAGTCGGAGTCTGGGAAGGGATGAGGAACTGCTCGGGCATCTCGGTGCCGGGGTGGAGCGAGGGGGCGTCCCACCCCGGCCCGGTCTCATCGGATGTGCTTCGCCGGCTTGGTGGCGGCGTTGAGGAGGTATTCCAGGGGGCCTCGGCGGAAGAAGCGGGACCAGATCGCGGCGAACACGGTCGCCCCGAGGACGAACATGAGCAGCGGCACCCATGATTGCTGGGTGCCGGTCCCGGCGGGCACGGACAGCGCGGACTGGGCGAGGAAGTGGCCGACGTAGGCGGTCAGGGACATGGTGCCCACGGCGATGACCGGCTTCGCCAGGCGGCGCAGTCGCGGCAGGCGGTCCATCGCCACCGTCGCGCCCACGATCACGAGGATCGCGACGCCCACGCTGCCGATGATGTCGAACGTGGTCCCGCTGTGCGGCCCGGCCTTCAGCAGGAACGACGCGGACATCTCGGGGAACGACCCCCCGTCCGGGGGCATCGAACCGCTGGCGGGGGGCATCGAACCGGAGCTGCCGGACGACGACCCGTCTTCCGCCAGGCTCCTCAACGCGCCCGATCCGGCGAGCAGCAGGGACATGCTGTAGGCGACCGCTGTGAGGGAGGCGCCGAGCGCGGCGAGGCGCTTCTGAACGGTGCCGGAGGACAGGTCGAGGCGGCCCAGTGCCATGCCCGCGATCACGAAGGACATCCACGTGAGCGCCGGGTAGAAGCCGGTGAACAGCAGGTCGAGCACTCCCACCTCGCTGAGGCGGCGGAGCGGGTCGTAGGCGTTGATGCTCTCCTGGACCGACGAAGTCAGCAGCGAGGTCAGGACGAACGCCAACTGCGGTGTGACGAGGGCGAACGCGGCCGCGATGATCGCGAGTGTCCTGGCACGCAGTCGCACCAGGGGCAGGGCGAGGAGGAAGTAGACCCCGTAGAAGCCGAGGATGATCACTCCCCCGTACTCCATCGCCAGCACGGTGCCCAGCACCAGCAGGACCACGGCGCGGATCGCGATGCGGGCCTTCGCCTGCCGGCCCGCCAGGCCCGTCTTCGGCTCGCGGCGACCTGCGATCAGCATCAGCGAGAACCCGGCGAGAGTGGCGAACAGGACCGACGAGTGGCCGTCCGCTAGGTAGCGGATCCAGCTCGCCACGCCGGTCGTGGCGGACAGCGGGGGGCCGATGTGCACGATGTACATGCCGAACACCGCCAGCGCGCGGGCCAGGTCGACCCCGACGAGGCGTCCCATCGAGGGACCGGCCGAGGCCGGCACGGCGGACTCGGGGGAGGTTCGGGGCGGCGGAGGTGAGTTCTCCGGGAGAGCTGACGTCTCCTGCGGCGGCTGCGTCTGTGTCATACGGCAAACCTCGCGCGGAGCTCAGGGGGCGGGCCATCCGGCAGGCGTCGGTAACGCCCCCGCCGACCGGCGGGTACCGCCCTGCCGACCGGCGGAACCTCGTCCCCGACCCGGTCCGGTGCGACCGGGAGGTGGTCTTGTCCAGCCACTCGGCGGGGGTGGACCCGACGGTTGCCGGATGGATGCGGGGCGGCCGGGCTTCCAGGGTGGAGGCATGACACACCGTGCGCGGCACACGGAGCCCGACACCTCCCACGCCTCACCAGCCGACGAACCGAGGCATGACGTGGTCCCTCGCAGGGGCGACTTCCTGGAGTTCCTCGGCCTGGTGCTGGCTGCGGGCGCCCTCGTCCTGGTCGTCGTACGCCCTGAGCTCCCCGAAGCGTTG
Proteins encoded:
- a CDS encoding ArsR/SmtB family transcription factor, with protein sequence MSDEPERTPQPAGPARRLDARSLRGLAHPLRMNIFELLSLDGPATATRLAERLGENTGTISWHLRHLAEHGFIEEETGRGTKRERWWRRVDVTNELNTADFRDDPDTRGALSVYLHELVQQYFSRVVNYISEDWDDTWRGVGTVSDWSDLRMTPTQLEALNAELMAVIARHTPAQDAEPAPDALPVVVQLQSFPRKERGTA
- a CDS encoding RICIN domain-containing protein, producing the protein MTPTGDGYYFLINRYSGLCLAVDEGSAADGATIEQQPYPSLKRQQW
- a CDS encoding RICIN domain-containing protein → MAEWPARNVGFVRHSGKAADVERGGMANRANVLQWPCLRKANEKWTFSKTGDG
- a CDS encoding DUF418 domain-containing protein, yielding MTQTQPPQETSALPENSPPPPRTSPESAVPASAGPSMGRLVGVDLARALAVFGMYIVHIGPPLSATTGVASWIRYLADGHSSVLFATLAGFSLMLIAGRREPKTGLAGRQAKARIAIRAVVLLVLGTVLAMEYGGVIILGFYGVYFLLALPLVRLRARTLAIIAAAFALVTPQLAFVLTSLLTSSVQESINAYDPLRRLSEVGVLDLLFTGFYPALTWMSFVIAGMALGRLDLSSGTVQKRLAALGASLTAVAYSMSLLLAGSGALRSLAEDGSSSGSSGSMPPASGSMPPDGGSFPEMSASFLLKAGPHSGTTFDIIGSVGVAILVIVGATVAMDRLPRLRRLAKPVIAVGTMSLTAYVGHFLAQSALSVPAGTGTQQSWVPLLMFVLGATVFAAIWSRFFRRGPLEYLLNAATKPAKHIR